The following coding sequences are from one Anabas testudineus chromosome 16, fAnaTes1.2, whole genome shotgun sequence window:
- the prss35 gene encoding inactive serine protease 35 isoform X2 — MGPIPLCVLLPVTVLAVVAAVAAEGNAVDDEYTWPQWKMPLVRKRRTVPLSAPKFSAHFQSELSGTCGIECQDRLPSPSLDDLEQLLSYETVYENGTRTYTSVSVQGLSEVTAFSRNISSNSRHKREVYGTDTRFTISDKQYSTKYPFSTSVKISTGCSGVLVSHKHVLTAAHCIHDGKDYLEGFDKLRVGILKDKSRRGKGGKGRGGRGRRRKGEKGKEDVEEREENNEKGDRKGKGKGRKNRSRRSVEPEKPSFKWTKVKKTQVPKGWFKGVSDGLAADYDYAILELKKSPKVKHMDLGVIPSVKKLPAGRIHFSGFDDDRPGNLVYRFCSVSEESKDLLYQYCDAKPGSSGSGVYIRLKEPGKKKWKRKIIGVFSGHQWVDVDGNGMQQDYNVAVRITPLKYAQICYWVHGDSSECQLA; from the coding sequence ATGGGTCCCATACCCCTGTGTGTCCTTCTCCCAGTGACGGTGCTGGCTGTGGTTGCGGCTGTAGCTGCAGAGGGAAATGCGGTCGATGATGAGTATACATGGCCACAATGGAAGATGCCTCTTGTAAGGAAAAGACGAACTGTGCCTCTCAGCGCGCCCAAATTCTCAGCTCATTTTCAATCGGAACTGAGTGGAACCTGTGGGATTGAATGTCAGGATCGCCTCCCTTCACCTTCTCTGGATGACCTGGAGCAGTTGCTGTCCTACGAGACAGTCTATGAGAATGGTACGCGCACATATACCTCAGTTTCTGTGCAAGGTCTCAGTGAGGTGACTGCCTTTTCTAGAAACATCTCATCCAACTCGCGCCACAAACGGGAGGTGTATGGCACAGACACCCGATTCACCATCTCTGATAAGCAGTACTCCACCAAATATCCCTTCTCCACCTCCGTGAAGATCTCCACAGGATGTTCTGGAGTTCTGGTATCACATAAACACGTCCTGACCGCTGCCCACTGCATTCACGATGGAAAGGATTATTTAGAGGGGTTTGACAAGTTACGTGTTGGTATTCTGAAAGACAAGTCCAGAAGGGGGAAAGGAGGCAAAGGGagaggaggacgaggaagaaggagaaagggagagaaaggtAAAGAGGACGTGGAGGAAAGGGAAGAGAACAATGAGAAAGGGGATCGTAAAGGAAAAGGTAAAGGCAGGAAGAACCGCAGTCGCCGCAGTGTAGAACCAGAGAAGCCATCATTTAAGTGGACCAAGGTCAAGAAGACCCAGGTTCCTAAAGGTTGGTTCAAAGGTGTGTCTGATGGACTGGCAGCTGATTATGACTATGCTATTCTTGAACTGAAGAAGTCCCCAAAAGTCAAGCACATGGATCTGGGTGTTATACCCTCAGTCAAGAAGCTCCCTGCTGGGAGGATCCACTTCTCTGGCTTCGATGATGACCGGCCTGGAAACTTGGTCTACCGGTTCTGCTCTGTGTCCGAGGAGTCCAAGGATTTGCTCTATCAGTACTGCGATGCCAAACCTGGATCCAGCGGTTCAGGGGTCTACATCCGCCTCAAAGAACCTGGCAAGAAGAAGTGGAAGAGGAAGATCATTGGGGTTTTCTCTGGTCACCAGTGGGTGGATGTAGACGGGAACGGGATGCAACAGGATTACAACGTGGCAGTGAGGATAACACCCCTCAAATATGCTCAGATCTGCTACTGGGTCCACGGGGACTCAAGTGAGTGCCAGTTAGCCTAA
- the prss35 gene encoding inactive serine protease 35 isoform X1 — translation MASTLFLATENPFYTSHPTSLLFIARARPNLKMGPIPLCVLLPVTVLAVVAAVAAEGNAVDDEYTWPQWKMPLVRKRRTVPLSAPKFSAHFQSELSGTCGIECQDRLPSPSLDDLEQLLSYETVYENGTRTYTSVSVQGLSEVTAFSRNISSNSRHKREVYGTDTRFTISDKQYSTKYPFSTSVKISTGCSGVLVSHKHVLTAAHCIHDGKDYLEGFDKLRVGILKDKSRRGKGGKGRGGRGRRRKGEKGKEDVEEREENNEKGDRKGKGKGRKNRSRRSVEPEKPSFKWTKVKKTQVPKGWFKGVSDGLAADYDYAILELKKSPKVKHMDLGVIPSVKKLPAGRIHFSGFDDDRPGNLVYRFCSVSEESKDLLYQYCDAKPGSSGSGVYIRLKEPGKKKWKRKIIGVFSGHQWVDVDGNGMQQDYNVAVRITPLKYAQICYWVHGDSSECQLA, via the coding sequence agcCAGGCCCAACTTAAAAATGGGTCCCATACCCCTGTGTGTCCTTCTCCCAGTGACGGTGCTGGCTGTGGTTGCGGCTGTAGCTGCAGAGGGAAATGCGGTCGATGATGAGTATACATGGCCACAATGGAAGATGCCTCTTGTAAGGAAAAGACGAACTGTGCCTCTCAGCGCGCCCAAATTCTCAGCTCATTTTCAATCGGAACTGAGTGGAACCTGTGGGATTGAATGTCAGGATCGCCTCCCTTCACCTTCTCTGGATGACCTGGAGCAGTTGCTGTCCTACGAGACAGTCTATGAGAATGGTACGCGCACATATACCTCAGTTTCTGTGCAAGGTCTCAGTGAGGTGACTGCCTTTTCTAGAAACATCTCATCCAACTCGCGCCACAAACGGGAGGTGTATGGCACAGACACCCGATTCACCATCTCTGATAAGCAGTACTCCACCAAATATCCCTTCTCCACCTCCGTGAAGATCTCCACAGGATGTTCTGGAGTTCTGGTATCACATAAACACGTCCTGACCGCTGCCCACTGCATTCACGATGGAAAGGATTATTTAGAGGGGTTTGACAAGTTACGTGTTGGTATTCTGAAAGACAAGTCCAGAAGGGGGAAAGGAGGCAAAGGGagaggaggacgaggaagaaggagaaagggagagaaaggtAAAGAGGACGTGGAGGAAAGGGAAGAGAACAATGAGAAAGGGGATCGTAAAGGAAAAGGTAAAGGCAGGAAGAACCGCAGTCGCCGCAGTGTAGAACCAGAGAAGCCATCATTTAAGTGGACCAAGGTCAAGAAGACCCAGGTTCCTAAAGGTTGGTTCAAAGGTGTGTCTGATGGACTGGCAGCTGATTATGACTATGCTATTCTTGAACTGAAGAAGTCCCCAAAAGTCAAGCACATGGATCTGGGTGTTATACCCTCAGTCAAGAAGCTCCCTGCTGGGAGGATCCACTTCTCTGGCTTCGATGATGACCGGCCTGGAAACTTGGTCTACCGGTTCTGCTCTGTGTCCGAGGAGTCCAAGGATTTGCTCTATCAGTACTGCGATGCCAAACCTGGATCCAGCGGTTCAGGGGTCTACATCCGCCTCAAAGAACCTGGCAAGAAGAAGTGGAAGAGGAAGATCATTGGGGTTTTCTCTGGTCACCAGTGGGTGGATGTAGACGGGAACGGGATGCAACAGGATTACAACGTGGCAGTGAGGATAACACCCCTCAAATATGCTCAGATCTGCTACTGGGTCCACGGGGACTCAAGTGAGTGCCAGTTAGCCTAA